In Fusarium oxysporum Fo47 chromosome IX, complete sequence, the following proteins share a genomic window:
- a CDS encoding amino acid/polyamine transporter I yields MSVRHESHELNNLSTAKTVAPMVFSSSRSTGLDRDDLDREQLARLGKRSVLKRNFSYLSILGFSCAVLVTWEGILMSLAPGLANGGPGGLIYGFTFVWIGNLSVFSTLCELVSIAPTSGGQYHWVAMLAPRSCSKFLSYITGWLTLAGWQGTCAASSYLTGTMLQGIIVFMVPSYTAQTWQGTLIAWLLILIAIFVNTVVSSMLPKLEGMILILHIVGFFAVLISLVTFGANGDAEHIFLEFRNTGGWSTQGLSWCVGLLGSVYSFVGVDCSFHMCEEVKNPSVAVPRSIMTSIVINGSMGLAIIIAMLYGATDIDKAISSATGYPSIEIVYQATGSMGGTAAITSFIITMSVSCLIGTIAATSRVFWSFARDHGLPFWPTLSQVNSWTGVPVWAIGITSIISCLLALINIGSTAVYNAIISIAVSSLYSSYLMAASLLLYRRVGKGFKLPDPSAFPALADTGAGEGQTLAWGRWHVPGVFGIVNNTYACLYLALIWFFSFWPPAANPNVASMNFAVLITGCVFIFSVIYYLTWARREYKGPVVENLSE; encoded by the exons ATGAGCGTCCGACACGAAAGCCACGAGCTCAATAACTTGAGCACGGCCAAAACCGTAGCACCCATGGTGTTCAGTAGTTCCAGGTCTACCGGCTTGGATCGCGACGACCTAGATCGCGAACAATTAGCAAGATTGGGAAAGAGATCGGTCCTCAAG CGAAACTTTAGTTATCTCTCAATCTTGGGATTTAGCTGTGCCGTCCTCGTGACTTGGGAAGGCATACTCATGAGCTTAGCGCCCGGTTTGGCAAACGGGGGCCCAGGTGGTCTTATCTACGGCTTTACTTTCGTTTGGATTGGTAATCTTAGCGTTTTCTCTACCCTCTGCGAGCTTGTTTCCATCGCTCCTACGTCTGGCGGCCAGTACCATTGGGTGGCAATGTTGGCTCCTCGGTCTTGCTCCAAGTTTCTGAGCTATATCACGGGATGGTTGACTCTGGCCGGATGGCAGGGCACGTGTGCTGCGTCTAGCTACCTCACTGGTACTATGTTACAGGGTATCATTGTGTTTATGGTACCTTCATATACCGCTCAAACATGGCAGGGGACATTGATAGCCTGGCTGCTCATCCTTATCGCTATCTTCGTCAACACCGTCGTCAGCTCTATGCTCCCTAAGCTAGAGGGCATGATCTTGATTCTGCATATTGTTGGCTTCTTTGCCGTTCTCATTTCACTGGTTACTTTTGGCGCTAACGGGGATGCCGAGCATATCTTCCTCGAATTTCGCAACACTGGTGGTTGGTCTACTCAAGGTTTATCTTGGTGTGTAGGGCTTCTGGGGAGCGTCTATTCTTTCGTTG GTGTCGACTGCTCTTTCCAC ATGTGTGAGGAAGTCAAGAACCCTTCTGTGGCTGTTCCCCGATCTATTATGACCAGCATCGTGATTAATGGTTCCATGGGCTTAGCCATAATTATCGCCATGCTGTACGGTGCAACCGATATCGACAAGGCCATCAGCTCTGCCACTGGATACCCTTCCATCGAGATCGTCTACCAAGCTACAGGATCTATGGGCGGAACTGCCGCCATCACCTCTTTTATTATCACCATGAGTGTCTCTTGCCTTATTGGCACTATTGCCGCCACTTCCCGTGTATTCTGGTCTTTCGCCCGAGACCACGGTCTGCCATTTTGGCCAACTTTATCCCAG GTCAATTCCTGGACTGGCGTCCCCGTCTGGGCGATTGGCATTACAAGTATCATCTCCTGCCTTCTTGCCCTCATAAATATTGGCTCTACAGCCGTCTACAACGCGATTATTTCAATTGCCGTGTCGAGTCTTTACTCTTCCTACCTTATGGCTGCCAGCCTTCTCCTTTATCGCCGTGTCGGGAAAGGATTCAAGCTTCCAGATCCCAGCGCTTTCCCCGCTCTTGCCGATACGGGCGCCGGTGAAGGCCAAACTTTGGCCTGGGGCCGATGGCATGTTCCTGGTGTTTTTGGGATCGTTAACAATACATATGCCTGTCTCTATCTGGCTCTTATCTGGTTCTTTAGCTTCTGGCCTCCTGCAGCAAACCCCAACGTAGCTAGCATGAACTTTGCTGTCCTAATAACCGGCTGTGTTTTCATCTTTAGTGTTATATACTACTTGACTTGGGCTAGGCGGGAGTACAAGGGgcctgttgttgagaacTTGAGTGAATAG